One genomic segment of Armatimonadota bacterium includes these proteins:
- the rpe gene encoding ribulose-phosphate 3-epimerase — protein sequence MSSPIRIAPSLLASDFGRLADAARQAESAGAEYLHFDVMDGQFVPNITMGPQAVRALRSVSAAVFDVHLMIVQPERYVAEFAAAGAQIVTVHAEACIHLQRTLAQIRECGARAGVALNPATPPSVLEYVLDDIDLVLVMTVNPGFGGASYLPEAARKAAVIRRMLGNRAAEIEVDGGISCETAGEVAALGARVLVAGTAIFQTGGTVERAVSDLRAAAEAGIA from the coding sequence ATGAGCAGCCCTATTCGCATCGCGCCATCTCTACTCGCGTCGGATTTTGGCCGTTTGGCCGATGCGGCGCGGCAGGCGGAGTCTGCCGGCGCCGAGTATCTCCACTTCGACGTGATGGACGGCCAGTTTGTGCCCAACATCACCATGGGCCCGCAAGCGGTGCGTGCCTTACGCTCGGTCAGTGCTGCCGTGTTCGACGTTCACTTGATGATCGTGCAGCCGGAGCGGTATGTTGCCGAGTTTGCCGCGGCCGGCGCGCAGATTGTAACGGTGCACGCCGAAGCCTGCATTCACCTGCAGCGAACGCTGGCCCAGATTCGTGAGTGCGGGGCGCGCGCGGGCGTTGCGCTGAACCCCGCCACGCCACCATCGGTGCTGGAGTATGTGCTGGACGACATCGATCTGGTGCTGGTGATGACGGTTAATCCTGGATTCGGTGGCGCGAGCTATCTTCCGGAAGCCGCGCGTAAGGCCGCCGTAATCCGGCGGATGCTGGGGAACCGTGCTGCTGAGATCGAGGTGGATGGTGGTATCAGCTGCGAAACTGCCGGAGAAGTGGCTGCCCTGGGCGCACGGGTCCTGGTGGCCGGCACCGCGATCTTCCAAACAGGCGGTACGGTGGAGCGCGCAGTATCCGACTTGCGTGCAGCCGCTGAGGCCGGCATCGCCTGA
- a CDS encoding riboflavin synthase — MFTGIVEECGTFVSRDMPGDSGGLTIGASAQLASAAIGESIAVNGCCLTVVRSGPNWLEFDVMAQTLSLTNLGDLAPGAAVNLERAAMLGDRLGGHLLQGHVDGVGIIVSRSEKGNALVVQVALPAPLPRYVVEHGSIAINGVSLTVAAVDETAVSIWLIPHTREVTNLGQCRVGDRVNIECDVIARYVERLMRFDGGAVK; from the coding sequence ATGTTCACCGGCATTGTTGAGGAGTGCGGCACGTTTGTATCGCGCGACATGCCCGGTGACAGCGGCGGCTTGACCATCGGCGCCTCGGCCCAGCTTGCAAGCGCCGCTATCGGAGAAAGCATCGCGGTCAACGGCTGCTGCCTTACCGTGGTGCGTTCCGGCCCAAACTGGCTGGAGTTTGACGTTATGGCGCAAACCCTGTCGCTCACCAACCTTGGCGATCTGGCTCCCGGCGCGGCGGTAAATCTTGAGCGGGCCGCGATGCTGGGCGATCGGCTTGGTGGTCACCTGCTGCAGGGCCACGTGGATGGTGTCGGCATCATCGTATCGCGCAGTGAAAAGGGAAATGCACTGGTTGTTCAGGTCGCGTTGCCCGCGCCGCTTCCGAGGTACGTTGTGGAACATGGCTCAATCGCTATAAATGGGGTAAGCTTAACGGTGGCAGCCGTGGACGAAACCGCGGTGTCGATCTGGCTCATTCCGCATACGCGAGAGGTTACCAATCTGGGGCAATGCCGGGTTGGCGACCGCGTGAACATTGAATGCGATGTGATCGCGCGGTATGTGGAGCGCCTGATGCGGTTTGATGGTGGCGCGGTGAAGTAG
- the ribD gene encoding bifunctional diaminohydroxyphosphoribosylaminopyrimidine deaminase/5-amino-6-(5-phosphoribosylamino)uracil reductase RibD produces the protein MTMPVPPVDLRWMRRCLELAERGATSPNPMVGCVVVRGAEKVGEGWHEAAGLPHAEINALEMAGNAARGATLYVNLEPCSHIGRTGPCAEAVVRAGVTRVVAAMEDPNPVVAGRGFAMLRAAGIDVVTGVLAAEAAHLNAAFAHWHRTATTYITLKAAMSLDGKIAAANGVSRWITGSAARQKAHRMRSHTGAVLVGSGTLLQDDPELTARPRRYKPLRQPLRVVVDSRLRTPATSRAVQRCAADPRQYPMLVVGTVGAPACAAEALLSAGVQVELLAADRSGRVDLGLLTRLLADRGIQSVLCEGGPEIQTAFLNGGFVNRLALFVAPVVLGGDASVIQGYAPVDPASGRRFLKPTVRRFGADLLIETAPTPGDGG, from the coding sequence ATGACGATGCCGGTCCCACCAGTTGATTTGCGATGGATGCGCCGATGTCTGGAGCTGGCTGAGCGTGGCGCCACCAGCCCAAACCCAATGGTGGGATGCGTGGTGGTGCGTGGGGCAGAGAAAGTTGGTGAGGGCTGGCACGAGGCAGCCGGCTTGCCCCATGCCGAAATCAACGCGCTGGAGATGGCCGGCAATGCGGCGCGCGGGGCAACCCTGTATGTGAATCTGGAGCCTTGTTCGCACATCGGCAGAACAGGGCCCTGCGCGGAGGCGGTAGTGCGCGCCGGAGTGACTCGTGTGGTCGCTGCGATGGAGGATCCCAACCCTGTCGTGGCCGGCCGTGGATTCGCAATGCTCCGGGCGGCGGGTATCGATGTGGTTACCGGTGTGCTGGCCGCGGAAGCGGCGCACCTGAATGCCGCGTTTGCTCACTGGCACCGCACGGCAACGACCTACATCACACTGAAAGCGGCGATGAGCCTGGATGGTAAGATTGCAGCCGCCAATGGCGTTTCCCGGTGGATTACCGGCAGCGCGGCAAGACAGAAAGCCCATCGCATGCGCTCACATACCGGCGCCGTCCTGGTGGGAAGTGGGACGTTGCTGCAGGATGACCCGGAGCTGACCGCAAGGCCGCGACGCTACAAGCCGTTACGGCAGCCGCTCCGTGTGGTAGTGGATTCCCGGCTGCGGACGCCCGCGACAAGCCGGGCAGTTCAACGCTGCGCGGCAGATCCGCGGCAGTATCCGATGCTGGTGGTCGGCACGGTCGGTGCGCCGGCTTGCGCCGCGGAAGCGCTGCTGTCGGCAGGCGTCCAGGTGGAACTGCTGGCGGCGGATCGGTCCGGCAGGGTGGACCTCGGCTTGTTGACACGTCTTCTTGCGGATCGCGGCATTCAAAGCGTGCTTTGTGAGGGCGGCCCCGAAATTCAAACGGCATTTCTGAACGGCGGATTTGTCAACCGGCTGGCGCTCTTCGTAGCTCCCGTAGTACTGGGCGGCGACGCATCCGTCATCCAGGGGTATGCTCCAGTAGATCCTGCGTCGGGCCGGCGTTTCTTGAAACCGACGGTGCGTCGCTTCGGCGCCGACCTGCTGATCGAGACGGCGCCCACACCCGGAGACGGTGGATAA